From a single Acidobacteriota bacterium genomic region:
- a CDS encoding phage major capsid protein encodes MATPAQTAEIEPQTDDKRPELTGDAKEIVETIQQKWGELKAFHADELAARDDRLAKIEGLAGEEQQKLKNIANEVLDLELKLARLAGSGRQQPVPANEDVERVTDPYDANNPRRLDDYEAAQDSYIRFGKDGVTAKARPVLALGNAFQKHIENGSRADQFNPQAALSTDYGPGGGIWARPHFESEVERMLQEMNPLREFARVVLCSGGSYEGVIRNGNHQPLTQRGEREGRPTNTERNLFVGKKITIYEYTATPALTQTSIEDSVVNLEAELVDDSSIQFGVTEGYLGLRGKGRGEPEGLLEAPDIPEMASGVADSFTHDSLIKLMMNLPPFYRKSARYFMGRDALVKAMTAKDGNEAYRWQPSNQEGIPSLLHGHPWTEFVDLDNVAPNGIPVIFANMYRTYRIADRRGLRIVRDEVTETPFVKFNITRRWGSRVWMGEAARKLRIAA; translated from the coding sequence TTGGCAACTCCGGCACAGACGGCTGAAATCGAGCCGCAGACCGATGACAAGCGCCCCGAACTCACGGGAGACGCCAAGGAGATCGTCGAAACGATCCAGCAGAAGTGGGGGGAACTCAAAGCCTTCCATGCGGACGAGCTTGCCGCTCGCGATGATCGGCTCGCCAAGATCGAGGGTCTGGCGGGCGAAGAACAGCAGAAGCTGAAGAACATCGCGAACGAGGTGCTCGATCTCGAGCTCAAGCTGGCTCGCCTAGCCGGAAGCGGGCGGCAGCAGCCCGTCCCGGCGAACGAAGACGTCGAGCGAGTCACGGACCCCTATGACGCGAACAACCCTCGCAGGCTCGACGACTACGAGGCGGCTCAGGACTCCTATATCCGCTTCGGCAAGGACGGGGTCACCGCCAAGGCTCGGCCTGTTCTCGCGTTGGGCAACGCCTTCCAAAAGCACATCGAGAACGGTTCGAGAGCCGATCAGTTCAACCCCCAGGCGGCGCTTTCGACGGACTACGGTCCCGGCGGCGGCATCTGGGCACGCCCTCACTTCGAGAGTGAGGTCGAGCGAATGCTGCAGGAGATGAACCCGTTGCGGGAGTTCGCCCGGGTCGTTCTCTGCAGCGGCGGGTCCTACGAGGGTGTCATTCGAAACGGCAACCATCAGCCGCTGACCCAGCGAGGTGAGCGAGAGGGGCGGCCCACCAACACCGAGCGAAACCTGTTCGTCGGAAAGAAGATCACGATCTACGAGTACACCGCGACCCCTGCCCTGACGCAAACGTCGATCGAAGATTCGGTGGTCAATCTCGAGGCGGAACTGGTGGACGACTCCAGCATCCAGTTCGGAGTCACCGAAGGGTACTTGGGCCTGCGCGGCAAGGGCCGAGGTGAGCCCGAAGGGCTGTTGGAGGCACCGGACATTCCGGAAATGGCAAGCGGAGTGGCCGACTCCTTCACGCACGATTCCCTGATCAAGCTGATGATGAATCTTCCGCCGTTCTATCGGAAGAGCGCTCGGTACTTCATGGGGCGGGATGCCCTGGTGAAGGCGATGACCGCCAAGGATGGCAACGAGGCATATCGGTGGCAACCGTCCAATCAGGAGGGAATTCCCTCGCTTCTGCACGGCCATCCGTGGACGGAGTTTGTCGACCTCGACAACGTCGCCCCGAATGGCATCCCGGTGATCTTCGCGAATATGTACCGCACGTACCGAATCGCCGACCGTCGAGGTCTTCGCATCGTGCGTGACGAGGTCACCGAGACTCCGTTCGTCAAGTTCAACATCACTCGCCGGTGGGGCTCCCGAGTCTGGATGGGTGAGGCCGCCCGCAAGCTCCGGATCGCCGCCTAG
- a CDS encoding head maturation protease, ClpP-related codes for MADDEKKAKPSQIYVYGPINPWNVNASAFREQLDALGDPEEIELRIHSPGGSVFDGFAIYSMLREHAAKVTTCIDGLAASAASLIAMAGDDVKMSEVAFFMIHEAKSFTFGDAAEHRRTADLLDKIRGPMVQAYLRHSTLSEDELVEAIKAETWYDADEAIKAGFAGSKFKSAAPENSAAPAIEGAAAFDLSSLHPSAPAAAVERFVNGQLPVAMPEGEESVLAAVQAHLSDFNYPAPKGSEPVSDLDADSLSAVLAELENLQPQHAAGG; via the coding sequence ATGGCCGACGACGAAAAGAAAGCCAAGCCGTCTCAGATCTACGTCTACGGACCGATCAATCCGTGGAACGTGAATGCCTCGGCCTTCCGCGAGCAGCTCGACGCCTTGGGCGATCCTGAGGAGATTGAGCTCCGGATCCACAGCCCGGGCGGGAGCGTCTTCGATGGCTTCGCCATCTACTCGATGCTTCGCGAGCACGCGGCCAAGGTCACCACCTGCATCGATGGGCTCGCCGCCTCCGCGGCCTCGCTGATTGCGATGGCGGGCGACGACGTGAAGATGTCGGAGGTCGCCTTCTTCATGATCCACGAGGCGAAGAGCTTCACCTTCGGTGACGCGGCTGAGCACCGCCGCACGGCGGACCTCCTCGACAAGATTCGCGGCCCCATGGTGCAGGCCTACCTGCGGCACTCGACGCTCTCGGAGGACGAGCTGGTCGAGGCCATCAAGGCCGAAACCTGGTACGACGCGGACGAGGCGATCAAGGCGGGTTTCGCGGGGTCGAAGTTCAAGAGCGCCGCCCCGGAGAACTCGGCCGCTCCCGCGATCGAGGGGGCCGCCGCCTTCGATCTGTCTTCGCTGCACCCCAGCGCTCCCGCTGCCGCGGTCGAGCGTTTCGTGAACGGTCAGCTCCCGGTCGCCATGCCCGAGGGTGAGGAGTCTGTCCTCGCCGCCGTGCAGGCCCATCTCAGCGATTTCAACTATCCGGCCCCGAAGGGCTCCGAGCCTGTTTCGGATCTCGACGCCGATTCCCTGAGCGCCGTCCTTGCGGAGCTCGAGAACCTACAGCCGCAACACGCGGCGGGAGGCTAG